The Roseiconus lacunae genome includes a region encoding these proteins:
- a CDS encoding response regulator: MKVFTTGQVAKICKVAPRTVSKWFDSGRLKGYRIPGSQDRRIPREYLIKFLKEHGMPLGDLEDEAMAKCLIVAQDQVLIENLKRELPPEKAFKVAVAASGFEAGIQAESFTPDCIIVDFSIGKIEAVQICQNLRKNADFTDVILIALLPDDGQPMSFDRSSINETFKKPFDAHLLAERLRTLVGAKKDLV; the protein is encoded by the coding sequence ATGAAGGTCTTTACGACTGGACAGGTCGCCAAGATTTGCAAAGTCGCACCCCGAACCGTTTCCAAATGGTTCGATTCGGGGCGCTTGAAAGGCTACCGAATCCCAGGATCACAAGATCGACGTATTCCTCGCGAATACCTGATCAAGTTCCTCAAGGAACACGGTATGCCTTTGGGTGATCTGGAAGACGAAGCGATGGCCAAGTGCCTGATCGTCGCCCAGGATCAAGTTCTAATTGAAAACCTCAAGCGAGAATTGCCGCCAGAGAAAGCGTTCAAGGTTGCTGTCGCAGCCAGCGGTTTCGAAGCCGGCATTCAAGCCGAAAGTTTCACCCCCGATTGCATCATCGTGGACTTTTCGATCGGCAAAATCGAAGCCGTCCAAATCTGCCAAAACCTACGGAAGAACGCAGATTTCACCGATGTAATCTTGATTGCCCTGTTGCCCGACGACGGACAACCGATGAGCTTCGACCGAAGCAGCATCAACGAAACGTTCAAGAAACCGTTCGACGCCCACCTGTTGGCCGAACGACTACGAACACTTGTCGGCGCAAAGAAAGACTTGGTCTAA
- the moaC gene encoding cyclic pyranopterin monophosphate synthase MoaC, which yields MASNHFDPQGNARMVDVSAKPVTARKATAQACVKLSAHAADVVRSGNGKKGDVLTVARLAAINATKYTSHLIPLCHTIPIESVDVDFSWQETASTNQTLRCRVTCTTTGKTGIEMEALTGASVAALTVYDMLKSVEREIEIGQVHLVEKSGGASGAFSR from the coding sequence GTGGCATCAAACCACTTTGACCCACAAGGCAACGCACGGATGGTCGACGTGTCTGCCAAACCCGTCACCGCCCGCAAAGCAACCGCACAGGCCTGCGTCAAACTGTCCGCCCACGCCGCCGATGTCGTTCGCAGCGGCAACGGAAAGAAAGGCGATGTCTTGACCGTCGCACGCTTGGCCGCGATCAACGCCACCAAGTACACCTCGCATTTGATCCCGCTTTGCCACACGATCCCGATCGAATCGGTTGACGTCGATTTCAGTTGGCAAGAAACTGCGTCGACGAACCAGACGCTGCGTTGTCGGGTGACGTGTACCACCACCGGGAAAACCGGAATCGAAATGGAAGCCCTGACCGGTGCGAGTGTCGCGGCGCTCACCGTTTACGACATGCTGAAAAGCGTCGAGCGCGAGATCGAAATCGGGCAGGTTCATCTGGTCGAAAAATCCGGTGGAGCCAGCGGAGCGTTTTCCCGGTAA